A genomic region of Exiguobacterium oxidotolerans JCM 12280 contains the following coding sequences:
- a CDS encoding Panacea domain-containing protein, translating to MDSTTAKDVSAYLVSSPECYFGNSFDGNMKLQKLLVFSNLIHYTQHQKFLFDEDMYAFKNGIVVEDIRIPFQNDYFEFTTALENLNPVFDEAQLSSINMSIDIFNKLSAKELSDLHHELQTWNIKFNKSRLGSHYIKDLSLIKHEDIFEDDIEKLKKVISSYNSNRDDRIIFEVINDVTFYYDPSEISLDDNPEFMDYLETVSRSVGNGEDYTFFLSYDVDQGLYYY from the coding sequence ATGGACTCAACAACTGCAAAAGATGTTTCAGCATATTTAGTTAGCAGTCCTGAATGCTATTTTGGTAATTCTTTTGATGGAAATATGAAATTACAAAAACTTCTCGTATTTTCTAACTTAATTCACTATACTCAACATCAAAAGTTTTTATTCGATGAAGATATGTATGCTTTTAAAAATGGTATCGTTGTCGAAGATATTAGAATCCCTTTTCAAAATGACTATTTTGAATTTACAACTGCATTAGAAAATTTAAATCCAGTTTTTGATGAAGCACAGCTTTCATCGATTAATATGAGTATTGATATATTCAATAAATTAAGTGCAAAAGAACTTTCTGATTTGCATCATGAATTACAAACTTGGAATATTAAATTTAACAAATCAAGATTAGGTAGTCATTATATTAAAGATTTAAGCTTAATCAAACACGAGGATATATTCGAAGATGACATAGAAAAACTGAAAAAAGTTATTTCTAGTTATAATTCAAATAGAGATGATCGAATAATTTTTGAAGTTATTAACGACGTTACGTTTTACTATGATCCATCAGAAATCTCTTTAGACGATAATCCTGAGTTTATGGACTATCTTGAAACAGTTTCAAGAAGTGTAGGAAATGGCGAAGACTACACATTCTTTTTATCTTATGACGTAGATCAAGGGTTGTACTATTATTAA
- the rlmH gene encoding 23S rRNA (pseudouridine(1915)-N(3))-methyltransferase RlmH encodes MQITIITVGKLKEKYLKQGIAEYTKRLGAYCSIQEIEVPDEKAPEQLSDAEMQQVKKKEGERILAKIGPDVHVYALAIEGKQRTSEQFATELDRLATYGKSKIAFVIGGSLGLAPEVMKRANDTISFSKMTFPHQLMKMILCEQIYRAYRINRNEPYHK; translated from the coding sequence ATGCAAATTACCATTATCACGGTCGGAAAGCTGAAAGAGAAGTACTTGAAGCAAGGGATTGCCGAATATACGAAACGGCTTGGCGCCTATTGTTCGATTCAAGAAATCGAAGTGCCGGACGAAAAAGCACCGGAACAATTAAGTGACGCCGAGATGCAACAAGTGAAGAAAAAAGAGGGCGAACGGATTTTAGCGAAGATTGGACCGGATGTTCATGTCTACGCACTTGCTATCGAAGGAAAGCAACGGACAAGTGAACAGTTTGCAACAGAACTCGACCGACTGGCGACGTACGGCAAGAGCAAAATCGCGTTTGTCATCGGCGGATCACTTGGTCTCGCACCGGAAGTCATGAAGCGGGCAAACGATACGATTTCATTTTCGAAGATGACGTTTCCGCATCAATTGATGAAGATGATTCTCTGTGAACAGATTTACCGGGCATATCGGATTAATCGGAATGAACCGTACCATAAGTAA
- a CDS encoding CxxH/CxxC protein: protein MDKYVCLEHVELALDEVVDETEEYPILEEVNSEKTVTCEYCDQPATYLVSSKK from the coding sequence GTGGATAAATATGTCTGCTTGGAACATGTCGAGTTAGCACTTGACGAAGTCGTTGATGAAACGGAAGAATACCCGATTTTGGAAGAAGTGAATTCAGAAAAAACCGTCACTTGTGAGTACTGTGATCAGCCCGCAACATATCTTGTGTCAAGCAAAAAATAA
- a CDS encoding S1C family serine protease produces MDRPEEPRNESEQINQSTDEESGFPPRRPTEEEPVSPYREPYEETDEPPRKRGGGGKAFFVGLIGGVIGALLIALIAWPFARDQMTSPTPAEPTTEQAATTATEAENDIVGAVSKTKEAVVSVTNLQSSFRGADQETGAGSGVIYKKDGNKAYVVTNYHVVEGASSLSVTLSDGTALEAKVLGEDPTYDLAVLSIDAAKVTQVAKIGDSDTLRAGETVLAIGNPLGIFANSVTRGVISAQERTVPVDTNKDGQQDFNTEVIQTDAAINPGNSGGALINTSGQLIGINSMKIAEASVEGVGFAIPINEALPIMRDLEQNGEVIRPQLGIQIRDVQEFPSGYREDRLKLPSDVTKGIVVVGLTNNSGAEKAGMKANDVIVEIDGTKINSFADLKSVLYRDAKVGQTVKVTFYRNGDKQSLDVKLSAQAATVQ; encoded by the coding sequence GAAGAAACAGACGAACCTCCACGTAAGCGTGGTGGTGGTGGTAAAGCATTTTTTGTCGGCTTAATCGGTGGCGTCATCGGCGCCTTACTGATTGCCTTGATCGCCTGGCCCTTTGCCCGTGATCAAATGACGAGTCCGACACCAGCCGAGCCGACGACGGAACAGGCAGCGACGACAGCGACAGAAGCCGAGAATGATATCGTCGGTGCCGTCAGTAAAACGAAAGAAGCCGTCGTCAGTGTGACGAACTTACAAAGTTCATTCCGCGGTGCGGATCAAGAGACAGGAGCAGGATCCGGCGTCATCTATAAAAAAGATGGCAATAAAGCCTATGTCGTGACGAACTATCACGTCGTTGAAGGGGCAAGCAGCTTGTCTGTCACGTTATCGGACGGAACGGCGCTCGAAGCGAAAGTCCTCGGCGAAGATCCGACGTATGATTTAGCCGTCTTATCCATCGATGCAGCAAAAGTGACACAGGTCGCGAAAATCGGTGACTCCGATACGTTACGTGCCGGTGAAACGGTCCTCGCGATCGGGAACCCGCTCGGGATCTTCGCAAACTCGGTTACGCGTGGTGTCATCAGTGCCCAGGAACGGACGGTGCCGGTCGATACGAACAAGGATGGGCAGCAGGACTTCAACACGGAAGTCATTCAGACGGACGCGGCGATCAATCCCGGTAACTCAGGCGGAGCACTGATCAATACATCCGGTCAATTAATCGGCATCAACTCGATGAAGATTGCGGAAGCAAGCGTCGAAGGCGTCGGTTTTGCGATTCCGATCAACGAAGCGTTACCGATCATGCGTGACCTCGAACAGAACGGTGAAGTCATTCGCCCGCAACTCGGGATTCAGATTCGGGACGTTCAAGAGTTCCCGAGCGGCTACCGTGAGGACCGCCTGAAACTGCCGAGTGACGTGACGAAAGGAATCGTCGTCGTCGGTCTGACGAACAACAGTGGAGCAGAAAAAGCAGGGATGAAAGCAAATGACGTCATCGTCGAAATCGACGGGACAAAGATTAATTCATTCGCAGATCTCAAGAGTGTCCTGTACCGTGATGCGAAAGTCGGACAGACCGTCAAAGTGACGTTCTACCGGAATGGGGATAAACAGTCCCTTGATGTGAAGTTGTCGGCACAAGCGGCGACGGTGCAATAA